A genomic segment from Acyrthosiphon pisum isolate AL4f chromosome A3, pea_aphid_22Mar2018_4r6ur, whole genome shotgun sequence encodes:
- the LOC103310260 gene encoding acyl-CoA synthetase family member 2, mitochondrial, translated as MSVFENLSPTLQDNDLKFGLSGGATCSPILMTKFNNMFPRAKILSLFGMTETSPCSFQSFTDDSDERVKSTMGFIQDHVEAKVVDTNGNMVPFGAPGELLIRGYLVMNGYFNDEEKTKETIDSNGWLHTGDQFVLYEDGYGNHVGRLKEMIIRGGENLFPKEIEYFLESHPSISQVQVYGIPDDRMGEEVCASVIVKEGAAVTEADIKAYSKGKISHFKIPKYIFIEKDGFPMTATGKVQKNRLSEIAMQRISSLT; from the exons ATGTCCGTTTTCGAAAACCTTTCGCCAACTCTACAAGACAACGATTTGAAGTTCGGATTATCCGGTGGTGCCACGTGTTCTCCGATCTTGATGACCAAGTTCAATAACATGTTTCCACGCGcgaaaatattg TCTTTGTTCGGAATGACGGAAACCAGTCCCTGTTCTTTTCAAAGTTTTACAGACGATTCAGATGAACGAGTAAAGTCGACGATGGGTTTCATACAAGATCACGTGGAA GCGAAAGTGGTCGATACAAATGGCAATATGGTACCATTCGGAGCTCCCGGGGAATTGTTAATTCGTGGGTATCTTGTCATGAATGGTTACTTTAACGACGAAGAGAAGACAAAGGAAACAATTGATTCGAACGGGTGGCTACACACAGG AGACCAATTTGTTTTGTACGAAGACGGATATGGCAATCACGTTGGCAGATTAAAAGAAATGATTATCCGCGGTGGTGAAAACTTATTTCCCAAAGAGATAGAATACTTCTTGGAGTCTCATCCATCGATTTCGCAAGTTCAA GTCTACGGAATACCCGACGACCGGATGGGTGAAGAAGTGTGTGCCAGCGTCATCGTCAAAGAAGGGGCCGCGGTCACCGAAGCCGACATAAAAGCGTACAGCAAAGGAAAG aTCTCCCATTTTAAGATCCCCAAGTACATATTCATCGAAAAGGATGGGTTCCCGATGACGGCAACGGGCAAAGTCCAGAAGAACAGATTAAGTGAAATAGCGATGCAACGGATTTCGAGCCTTacctaa
- the LOC100571141 gene encoding uncharacterized protein LOC100571141, which yields MTKRIGINLLHLLDSLRSNLDVNKSYRLSYMRATPFFAGLATSIIVEKLKEKKVKFSLITVYGGTFIVFIVCFYAQLYGFKFYSQHRPYYPLEHALFSVVNHCTWSVWTMWCCICLFTTGNGLLTYVFNNRLVVVLGRLSYSVFLVNITIIMMSYSTIRSPFYLSKNSVMDAWIFDTFKCYVMALALYLVVEAPFNKIIKRWIG from the exons ATGACAAAAAGAATCGGAATAAACTTATTGCATCTTCT AGACAGCTTAAGATCTAACCTTGATGTAAATAAGTCGTACAGATTAAGTTATATGCGAGCCACACCTTTTTTTGCTGGTTTAGCCACGAGCATTATCGTTGAAAAGCTGAAggaaaaaaaagtgaaattttCACTT atcACTGTCTATGGTGGAACATTCATTGTTTTCATAGTTTGTTTTTACGCTCAGCTTTATGGTTTCAAATTTTACTCTCAACATAGACCTTATTATCCGTTGGAACATGCTCTGTTCTCAGTCGTAAATCATTGTACGTGGTCGGTATGGACCATGTGGTGTTGCATTTGCTTGTTCACGACTGGAAATG GTCTCCTTACATACGTATTTAACAACAGACTTGTTGTGGTCTTGGGAAGACTCTCGTACTCAGTTTTTTTGGTGAACATCACTATCATTATGATGTCTTATAGTACAATAAGATCACCGTTTTACCTTTCAAAGAACTCCGTG ATGGATGCATGGATATTCGATACATTTAAGTGTTATGTGATGGCCTTAGCTTTATACTTGGTAGTTGAAGCGccgttcaataaaattattaaaagatgGATTGGATAA